From one Lycium ferocissimum isolate CSIRO_LF1 chromosome 7, AGI_CSIRO_Lferr_CH_V1, whole genome shotgun sequence genomic stretch:
- the LOC132064768 gene encoding protein TUNICAMYCIN INDUCED 1, with amino-acid sequence MELRRASCYFLAIFLVVTAVRFSPSSALVSSKDINPPYPKAISDLKESIVKGLGFQADDFKISGFDLRDALVGRSVSYEFDVEIDNKVIPLKLLEDVNRWEFVDLPIFRVQQGEENGLVERRRLENQVPVLAPFTLAGPMELWIQDAKDMRISLPHDVDAGELRKVILADGAVVTVKGARSVSLRHPIELPLPFNRTTNGFASGLLALAEYIRQASLTQGEPLLSLRIVGPTSLTSPASPSSPSANKLKLKRLAPGLVELSSVSKLKAMDAISTVDLQGEATALLTPNQFTTLWPVTSINGSNSNLLGFEALLSNILGPKAGKKGSFKLLKADVSAQTFVKIGFGVEKKLKEGDGFNWDGYPEWRTKPESVRMHFEVLAKVDGDKVVPERVVQIDPITIEDTVAPSVLLGNVSMSKTPIVHQPPNPFTL; translated from the exons ATGGAATTGAGGCGAGCATCGTGTTATTTCTTGGCCATCTTTCTTGTTGTAACCGCTGTTCGATTTTCTCCATCTTCAGCTTTGGTCTCTAGTAAAGATATCAATCCTCCATATCCTAAAGCTATTTct GACTTGAAGGAGTCAATTGTAAAGGGGTTAGGTTTCCAAGCTGATGATTTCAAGATTTCCGGGTTTGATTTGAGGGATGCTCTTGTTGGTAGGTCGGTGTCGTATGAGTTTGATGTTGAAATTGATAATAAAGTTATTCCCTTGAAGCTTTTGGAGGATGTGAATAGATGGGAGTTTGTAGATTTGCCCATTTTCCGGGTACAACAAggtgaagaaaatgggttggttGAAAGGCGGAGATTAGAGAATCAGGTGCCTGTTTTGGCGCCATTTACTTTGGCAGGTCCTATGGAGCTCTGGATCCAGGATGCCAAGGACATGAGAATTTCACTACCT CATGATGTGGATGCTGGCGAGCTGCGAAAAGTGATCTTAGCTGATGGTGCTGTTGTTACAGTCAAGGGTGCCAGATCTGTTAGTCTGCGCCACCCTATAGAACTTCCACTGCCCTTCAACAGAACGACAAATGGATTTGCGTCCGGTCTGTTGGCATTAGCTGAATATATACGTCAAGCTTCTCTCACTCAAGGGGAACCTCTCCTTTCTCTTCGAATTGTTGGTCCTACATCTCTTACATCCCCTGCCTCACCTTCTTCCCCTTCTGCAAACAAACTTAAGCTTAAACGGCTTGCGCCTGGTCTTGTTGAGTTGTCATCAGTGTCAAAATTGAAAGCCATGGACGCGATCTCCACCGTCGATCTCCAGGGAGAAGCCACTGCACTTCTTACACCCAATCAATTCACTACATTGTGGCCTGTTACATCTATCAATGGTTCAAACTCGAACTTGCTCGGTTTTGAGGCTTTGCTTTCTAATATACTGGGTCCTAAAGCAGGTAAAAAGGGCTCTTTCAAGTTACTGAAGGCAGATGTATCAGCCCAGACATTTGTGAAGATAGGTTTTGGAGTTgagaagaagttgaaggaaggaGATGGGTTCAATTGGGACGGTTATCCAGAGTGGAGAACTAAGCCTGAATCCGTGAGGATGCATTTTGAAGTTCTGGCAAAGGTAGACGGGGACAAAGTTGTGCCAGAGAGAGTCGTGCAGATTGATCCGATAACAATCGAGGACACAGTGGCACCAAGTGTGCTCTTGGGCAATGTCTCGATGTCAAAGACTCCAATTGTTCACCAACCTCCAAATCCATTCACTTTGTAA